One window of the Candidatus Chryseobacterium colombiense genome contains the following:
- a CDS encoding chaperone modulator CbpM, whose amino-acid sequence MSERISREELVKIYNIEITFFDELVDSGLLTIQTENEIRYLRYEDLPSFERFANWHYDLEINLPGLEVIHDMLKKMEDLKHRNRELMNKLSAISHKYEEG is encoded by the coding sequence ATGAGTGAAAGAATATCACGAGAAGAACTCGTAAAAATATACAATATTGAAATTACTTTTTTTGATGAACTGGTAGATTCGGGTTTGCTTACGATTCAGACAGAAAATGAAATCAGGTATCTGAGATATGAAGATCTGCCTTCTTTTGAAAGGTTTGCGAACTGGCATTATGATCTTGAAATCAATCTTCCGGGACTGGAAGTTATTCATGATATGCTGAAAAAAATGGAAGATTTAAAACACAGAAACAGGGAACTCATGAATAAACTTTCGGCAATCAGTCATAAATATGAAGAAGGATAA
- a CDS encoding pyridoxal-phosphate dependent enzyme translates to MKYAENILETIGNTPLVKLNKVLGEDFPALVLAKVETFNPGNSVKDRMALKMIEDAEKDGRLKPGGTIIEGTSGNTGMGLALAAIIKGYKCIFVTNSKQSKEKCDILRAVGAEVIVCPTDVKPTDPRSYYSVSKRLAKETENGWYVNQYDNLSNRAAHYESTAPEIWEQTEGKLTHFVVGAGTGGTITGCGKFFKEKNPAIKVIGVDTYGSILKEIHETGEVNLGNAYTYITEGIGEDILPENYDMSVIDHFEKVTDKDGAVYARKLAKEEGIFCGYSAGSAIASLVQMKDQFTKDDVIVVLLHDHGSRYVGKIYNDEWMKEMGWLD, encoded by the coding sequence ATGAAATACGCAGAAAATATTCTTGAAACTATAGGAAATACCCCATTAGTAAAGCTTAATAAGGTTTTAGGGGAAGACTTTCCTGCATTAGTTTTAGCAAAAGTAGAAACTTTCAATCCTGGAAATTCTGTAAAAGACAGAATGGCGCTGAAAATGATTGAAGACGCAGAAAAGGATGGAAGATTAAAACCTGGAGGAACCATCATTGAAGGAACTTCAGGAAATACAGGAATGGGATTGGCTCTTGCTGCGATCATCAAAGGATACAAATGTATTTTTGTAACCAATTCTAAACAGTCAAAAGAAAAATGTGATATTCTTCGTGCCGTTGGAGCTGAAGTGATCGTTTGTCCGACAGACGTAAAACCTACAGATCCACGTTCTTACTACTCGGTTTCAAAAAGACTGGCAAAGGAAACGGAAAACGGATGGTATGTTAATCAATACGATAATTTATCCAACAGAGCAGCTCATTATGAGTCTACAGCACCTGAAATTTGGGAACAAACAGAAGGAAAACTGACACATTTCGTAGTGGGAGCAGGAACGGGAGGTACCATTACAGGCTGCGGAAAGTTCTTTAAAGAAAAAAATCCAGCTATTAAAGTAATTGGTGTTGACACTTATGGTTCTATCCTAAAAGAAATTCACGAAACAGGAGAAGTGAATTTAGGAAATGCTTATACCTACATCACTGAAGGAATTGGTGAAGATATTCTTCCTGAAAACTATGATATGTCTGTGATTGATCATTTTGAAAAAGTGACGGATAAAGACGGTGCGGTTTATGCAAGAAAACTGGCTAAAGAAGAAGGAATTTTCTGCGGATATTCTGCAGGAAGCGCCATTGCTTCTCTGGTTCAGATGAAAGATCAGTTTACAAAAGATGATGTGATCGTAGTTCTATTACACGACCACGGTTCAAGATACGTTGGGAAAATCTACAACGATGAATGGATGAAGGAAATGGGTTGGTTAGATTAA
- a CDS encoding J domain-containing protein has protein sequence MAYIDYYKILGVDKSATQDDIKKAYRKLARKLHPDLNPDDKEAERKFKELNEANEVLSNPENRKKYDKYGEHWKHGEEYEKAQQQQRQYQSQNQSGNFGGGFSEANFGEGEDFSDFFQSMFGGAGGGFGRSSRGSASGKFKGQDVHAELNLSLKDAATTHPQTFDINGKKVRITIPAGVYDGQQIKLKGHGNPGFNGGPNGDLYITFTIPADPNFERIGDDLKTKVSIDLYTAVLGGDVKVNTLTGSVNLKVKPETQNGTTVRLKGKGFPVYKKEGEFGDLFVTYEVKLPTNLTEKQKELFEQLKNS, from the coding sequence ATGGCATATATAGATTACTATAAAATTTTAGGTGTAGATAAGAGTGCAACGCAGGATGACATTAAAAAAGCCTATCGAAAATTAGCTAGAAAGCTGCACCCCGATTTAAATCCGGATGACAAAGAAGCTGAAAGAAAATTCAAAGAGCTTAATGAAGCCAATGAAGTGCTCAGCAATCCTGAAAATCGTAAAAAGTACGATAAATACGGAGAACACTGGAAGCATGGGGAAGAATATGAAAAAGCTCAGCAACAGCAGAGACAATATCAAAGTCAGAACCAGAGTGGAAATTTCGGTGGTGGATTTTCCGAAGCCAATTTTGGGGAAGGAGAAGATTTTTCAGATTTTTTCCAAAGTATGTTCGGTGGAGCAGGAGGAGGTTTCGGCAGAAGTTCGAGAGGAAGTGCTTCCGGAAAATTTAAGGGACAGGACGTACATGCAGAGTTGAATTTAAGTTTAAAAGATGCAGCCACAACCCATCCACAGACTTTTGATATTAATGGTAAAAAAGTAAGAATTACCATTCCGGCCGGCGTATATGACGGGCAGCAAATTAAACTAAAAGGTCACGGAAATCCGGGTTTTAATGGAGGTCCGAATGGAGATTTATATATCACTTTTACTATTCCTGCTGATCCTAATTTTGAAAGAATAGGAGATGATCTGAAAACGAAAGTTTCTATAGATTTATACACTGCCGTTTTAGGAGGTGATGTAAAAGTAAATACATTGACTGGTAGTGTTAATCTTAAAGTAAAACCTGAAACACAAAACGGTACTACTGTAAGATTGAAAGGAAAAGGTTTTCCCGTATATAAAAAGGAAGGGGAGTTTGGCGATCTGTTTGTGACTTATGAAGTGAAATTGCCGACAAATCTTACTGAAAAACAAAAAGAACTTTTTGAACAACTTAAAAACTCCTAA
- a CDS encoding FtsX-like permease family protein yields the protein MKFPLYFSRKIAFSKDNKNNLSRVIIFIGRLSVALGIIVSLITVSTGFGSKKAIKERLADFSGHITIKSTKSNSSYNTSVLDNQGLQLQKIKDLPDVASVQKYATVTGIMRNEHNFAGIIFKGIGKDFDSLRFKKFLIEGRTPVVTEIGYNHGVTISQKIANDLHLKLKDSIVTVFSKVDQKPIYRKFEVVGIYKTDIKMIDEQFVIGGINHVRKIQDMKPDEVGGIDIFLKNVNDIDKDYPDIEKLIGYKNYAEKATEKFPQITDWISIYDVNIALIIIIMLVVVIINIIMVLLILIIERTNSIGLLKTLGASNSQIRATFINYTLIIMIPGLLYGNAIGLGLILIQKFFGVIKLNPENYYVSTVPVDLNPIAIISISAGILIISGLALIIPSYLISKISPVKVIKYS from the coding sequence TTGAAATTTCCTTTATATTTCTCTAGAAAAATAGCGTTTTCCAAAGATAACAAAAATAATCTCTCAAGGGTTATTATCTTCATAGGCAGACTTTCCGTGGCTTTAGGGATCATTGTTTCCCTCATTACGGTTTCTACCGGCTTTGGTTCTAAGAAAGCGATCAAGGAAAGACTGGCGGATTTCAGCGGACACATTACCATAAAATCTACCAAATCCAACTCATCTTACAATACTTCTGTTCTGGATAATCAGGGACTGCAGCTTCAGAAAATAAAGGATCTTCCGGATGTAGCAAGTGTTCAGAAATATGCTACTGTAACAGGTATTATGCGTAATGAGCATAATTTTGCAGGAATTATCTTTAAAGGAATCGGAAAGGATTTTGACAGTCTTCGTTTTAAAAAATTCTTAATTGAAGGACGAACTCCCGTTGTTACGGAAATAGGCTATAATCATGGAGTAACTATTTCTCAAAAAATCGCCAATGATCTCCATCTCAAACTGAAAGACAGTATCGTTACGGTGTTTTCTAAGGTGGATCAAAAACCAATTTACAGAAAATTCGAGGTCGTTGGAATTTATAAAACAGATATTAAGATGATTGATGAGCAGTTCGTTATCGGAGGTATCAATCATGTTAGAAAAATTCAGGATATGAAACCTGATGAAGTGGGCGGAATCGACATTTTCCTGAAAAATGTGAATGATATTGACAAAGATTATCCTGACATTGAAAAATTAATCGGTTATAAAAATTATGCTGAAAAAGCCACCGAAAAATTTCCTCAGATCACTGACTGGATAAGCATTTATGATGTCAATATTGCTCTCATCATTATTATCATGTTGGTTGTAGTAATCATTAATATCATCATGGTTCTTTTAATCCTCATTATCGAGAGAACAAATTCAATCGGATTACTTAAAACGTTGGGAGCAAGCAATTCTCAAATTAGAGCAACTTTTATTAATTATACATTAATTATTATGATCCCCGGACTTTTGTATGGAAATGCAATCGGTCTTGGATTGATACTTATCCAAAAGTTTTTTGGAGTAATAAAACTTAATCCTGAAAACTATTATGTAAGTACAGTCCCGGTAGATCTTAACCCCATCGCAATTATATCAATTTCAGCAGGAATCTTAATTATCTCCGGATTGGCCTTAATTATTCCTAGTTATCTGATCAGTAAAATTTCACCTGTTAAAGTAATTAAATATAGCTAA
- a CDS encoding DUF1343 domain-containing protein: MNLDFKIKNLLLICLIFLGVFNQYSSQTQTGFKTGADQPELYLPLLKNKTIGVVTNQTGLMGDRTHLVDFLVRNGVKIQSIFAPEHGFRGDADAGEKVKNGVDVKTGIPIVSLYGKNKKPTAEQLKGIDIVVFDIQDVGVRFYTYISTLTYLMEAGAENNVEIVVLDRPNPHDGYTDGPVLKKKWASFVGMHEVPVVYGLTIGEYGKMVNGEKWLKNGAQAKYTVIPMKNYHKKQRYPILDKPSPNLPNDKSINLYPSLCFFEGTQVSVGRGTDLPFQIYGSPWTPNLPYQFTPKPNFGAKDPFLNEKLCYGENLSDYKTNLRELNLEWVIKAYKNYKNPELDFFLKNLWFDTLAGTDELRKQIIAGKSMKEIKASWKSDLQDFEKIRTKYIIYEN, from the coding sequence ATGAATTTAGATTTCAAAATTAAAAATTTACTTCTTATTTGCCTAATTTTTTTAGGAGTATTCAATCAATATTCTTCTCAGACTCAAACAGGTTTCAAAACCGGAGCGGATCAACCGGAGCTTTATCTTCCTTTGCTGAAGAATAAGACAATTGGTGTTGTGACGAATCAAACGGGACTTATGGGTGACCGAACGCATTTGGTAGATTTTTTAGTTAGAAACGGAGTTAAAATTCAGTCTATTTTTGCTCCTGAACACGGTTTTCGTGGGGATGCAGACGCAGGTGAGAAAGTTAAAAACGGCGTAGATGTAAAAACAGGAATTCCGATTGTTTCTTTATACGGTAAAAATAAAAAACCAACTGCTGAACAATTGAAAGGGATTGATATTGTTGTTTTTGATATTCAGGATGTGGGAGTGAGATTTTACACCTATATTTCCACATTGACTTACTTAATGGAAGCAGGAGCAGAGAATAATGTTGAAATAGTGGTTTTGGATCGTCCAAATCCTCATGATGGTTATACAGACGGCCCTGTTTTAAAGAAAAAATGGGCAAGTTTTGTTGGCATGCATGAAGTTCCCGTTGTGTATGGTTTAACGATAGGAGAGTATGGAAAAATGGTCAACGGAGAAAAGTGGCTAAAAAATGGAGCCCAGGCAAAGTATACTGTAATTCCGATGAAAAATTATCATAAAAAACAACGTTATCCGATTTTAGATAAGCCTTCACCGAATTTACCGAATGATAAATCTATTAATCTATATCCAAGCCTGTGTTTTTTTGAAGGAACGCAGGTTTCTGTAGGAAGAGGGACAGATCTACCGTTTCAGATTTATGGTTCACCATGGACGCCGAATTTACCATATCAATTTACTCCCAAACCTAATTTTGGAGCAAAAGATCCGTTTTTAAACGAAAAATTATGTTATGGCGAAAATCTGTCGGATTATAAAACTAATCTTAGGGAATTGAATCTGGAATGGGTGATTAAAGCATATAAAAACTATAAGAACCCGGAACTGGATTTCTTCCTTAAAAACTTATGGTTTGATACGTTGGCCGGAACGGATGAGCTGAGAAAGCAAATTATTGCCGGAAAATCAATGAAAGAAATCAAAGCATCATGGAAATCTGATTTGCAAGATTTTGAAAAGATAAGAACAAAGTATATTATTTACGAAAATTAA
- a CDS encoding thioredoxin family protein: MKSIVSGLFIFISLFSFAQDGIQFQELPFKDLVAKAKKEKKLVFIDAYASWCGPCKMMEKNVFVTKSVGDFFNKNFINARIDMEKGEGREVATKFGVRSYPTYLFLNGEGELVSQNYGYMEESMFLLMAQDVNSPKNAKGSLKERFAKGEKDPEFLINIIKLNSTSDFEFAKKASERYFENKKKTEEFTKDEIGYLLYFLKSTEDPNYKVFVSRKSEVIKFLPEKTYSDFDHQLILSNVVAQSIDEKNKRINEDYFMKTAEPLVGKEEAQTKLNQTKLAYYEQTANFTEYEKTALEYYKKTDSFEPNELLKAAWIFSEHVKNKSSLKKAAEWAEQSVMRGETSENTYILAKIYFLTGNTETAKNFAEMSRNIAVQNNKDASLAEELLKQIK; the protein is encoded by the coding sequence ATGAAAAGTATCGTTTCCGGGCTGTTTATATTTATTTCTCTTTTTAGCTTCGCTCAGGATGGAATTCAATTTCAGGAACTTCCTTTTAAAGATTTAGTAGCAAAAGCAAAAAAAGAAAAAAAATTGGTGTTCATAGATGCTTATGCCTCTTGGTGTGGCCCCTGCAAAATGATGGAGAAAAATGTTTTTGTCACAAAATCGGTAGGCGATTTTTTCAACAAGAATTTCATCAATGCTCGAATTGATATGGAAAAAGGAGAAGGAAGGGAAGTCGCCACTAAATTTGGCGTGCGTTCATACCCTACTTACCTTTTCTTAAACGGTGAAGGAGAACTGGTTTCTCAAAACTACGGATATATGGAAGAAAGCATGTTCTTGCTCATGGCACAGGATGTCAATTCTCCCAAAAATGCTAAAGGTTCTTTGAAAGAAAGATTTGCCAAAGGTGAAAAAGATCCTGAATTTTTGATTAATATTATTAAACTCAACTCAACTTCTGATTTTGAATTTGCTAAAAAAGCATCCGAAAGATATTTTGAAAACAAGAAAAAAACAGAAGAGTTTACTAAAGATGAGATCGGATATTTATTATATTTCCTAAAATCCACAGAAGATCCCAATTATAAAGTATTTGTTTCAAGAAAATCAGAAGTGATTAAATTCTTACCTGAGAAAACCTATTCAGATTTTGATCATCAGCTCATTTTATCTAACGTTGTAGCACAGTCTATTGATGAAAAAAATAAGCGGATTAATGAAGATTACTTCATGAAAACGGCAGAACCTTTAGTAGGAAAAGAAGAAGCACAGACAAAATTAAACCAGACCAAATTAGCCTACTACGAACAAACGGCGAACTTTACGGAATATGAAAAAACAGCTTTAGAATATTATAAAAAAACAGATTCGTTCGAACCTAATGAACTTTTGAAAGCAGCATGGATTTTTTCTGAGCACGTAAAAAACAAATCCTCACTAAAAAAAGCGGCTGAATGGGCAGAGCAATCTGTAATGCGTGGTGAAACTTCTGAAAACACTTATATCCTGGCAAAAATTTATTTTTTAACAGGGAATACAGAAACGGCTAAGAACTTTGCCGAAATGTCCAGAAATATTGCAGTTCAAAATAACAAAGATGCGAGTCTTGCAGAGGAACTATTAAAACAAATCAAATAA
- a CDS encoding lysophospholipid acyltransferase family protein, producing the protein MSLISKNDLIKASGLNKMGFMKNPIAAAVMSIAKINEVNKLYDKLKDKEDKDFFDSFVRERNLSYIAFEEDLAKIPKTGPFILVSNHPLGAIDGILMCKILSEIRPDFKVMGNFLLEKIKPMEPYVISVNPFENRRDAYSSSSGMRESLKHLQNGGCIGIFPAGEVSNKNNPYGEILDKEWEKPALKLIRMAKVPVVPMYFHAKNSRLFYQVAKLHPNLQTLMLPAEMMNDREKPIRIRIGKPITVKAMDDMETIEELGEFLKRKVYMMKSYYEKRKSLAQSINLQNLYVKFPLLKEENIVQNIIDETPKEDILKDINKLKGTDKMFFSNGNYEVYFTSYEEIPSIMREIGRQRELTFRAVGEGSNLPFDLDEYDKHYHHLFLWDNAEEKLVGAYRMALGKEVMKKFGIKGFYTSSLFEFEQDIHPFFKKVIEMGRAYICQEYQQKPLPLFLLWRGIVHVCLRNPDHKFLMGGVSISNKFSEFSKSLMIEFMRSNYYDSAVAQYITPRNEYKVKLRDRDKNLFFDEMESDLNKLDKIIDDLEPELRLPVLIKKYIKQNAKVIAFNVDPNFNDAIDGLMYIRISDLPENTIKPVLEEMSEQIRKEENNSAENQ; encoded by the coding sequence ATGAGTTTAATATCGAAAAACGATTTGATTAAAGCTTCCGGCTTAAATAAAATGGGATTCATGAAGAATCCTATTGCAGCTGCTGTAATGAGCATTGCAAAAATAAATGAAGTTAACAAATTATACGATAAACTAAAAGACAAGGAAGATAAAGACTTTTTCGACTCATTTGTGAGAGAAAGAAACCTAAGTTACATTGCTTTTGAAGAGGATCTGGCTAAAATTCCTAAAACAGGACCGTTTATTCTTGTTTCCAATCATCCTCTGGGTGCCATTGACGGTATTTTAATGTGTAAAATCTTATCCGAAATCCGCCCGGATTTCAAAGTGATGGGGAATTTCCTTTTGGAAAAAATCAAACCGATGGAGCCTTATGTTATCTCCGTAAATCCATTTGAGAACAGAAGAGACGCTTACAGCAGTTCATCCGGAATGCGTGAATCCTTGAAGCATTTACAAAACGGGGGCTGTATAGGTATTTTCCCGGCAGGAGAAGTTTCAAATAAAAACAATCCATACGGGGAAATTTTAGATAAGGAATGGGAAAAACCTGCATTAAAGCTTATCAGAATGGCAAAAGTACCGGTAGTTCCTATGTATTTCCATGCCAAGAACAGCCGTTTGTTTTATCAGGTGGCAAAACTTCATCCGAACTTACAGACTTTGATGCTTCCTGCAGAAATGATGAATGACAGGGAAAAGCCTATCAGAATCAGGATCGGAAAGCCTATCACAGTGAAAGCAATGGATGATATGGAAACCATTGAGGAATTGGGCGAATTTCTGAAACGTAAGGTTTATATGATGAAATCTTACTATGAGAAAAGAAAGTCTTTAGCCCAAAGTATCAATCTTCAAAATCTCTATGTAAAATTTCCTTTACTTAAAGAAGAAAATATCGTTCAGAATATTATCGACGAAACTCCGAAAGAGGATATTCTTAAAGACATCAATAAACTGAAAGGCACTGATAAAATGTTTTTCAGCAATGGAAATTATGAGGTATATTTCACTTCTTACGAAGAGATCCCTTCTATTATGAGGGAAATCGGACGTCAGAGAGAACTCACTTTCCGTGCAGTAGGTGAAGGAAGTAATCTTCCTTTTGATTTGGATGAATATGATAAGCATTATCATCATCTTTTCCTTTGGGACAATGCGGAAGAAAAATTAGTTGGGGCTTACCGAATGGCTTTGGGGAAAGAAGTCATGAAAAAATTTGGCATCAAAGGATTTTACACCAGTTCCTTATTTGAATTTGAGCAGGACATCCATCCTTTCTTCAAAAAAGTCATTGAGATGGGACGAGCTTATATCTGTCAGGAATATCAGCAAAAACCTCTTCCTCTTTTCCTTTTATGGAGAGGAATCGTACATGTTTGCCTGAGAAACCCGGATCATAAGTTTCTAATGGGAGGCGTAAGTATTTCCAACAAGTTTTCCGAATTTTCAAAATCTCTGATGATTGAGTTCATGCGTTCTAATTATTATGACTCTGCGGTAGCTCAGTATATTACTCCAAGAAATGAATATAAAGTAAAGCTTAGGGATAGAGATAAAAACCTTTTCTTTGATGAAATGGAATCTGACTTAAATAAGTTGGATAAAATTATTGACGATTTGGAACCCGAACTAAGACTTCCTGTTTTAATAAAAAAATACATCAAACAAAACGCAAAAGTAATTGCTTTCAATGTTGATCCTAACTTCAATGATGCTATTGACGGATTGATGTATATCAGAATAAGCGACCTTCCTGAAAATACGATAAAGCCTGTATTAGAGGAAATGAGCGAACAGATAAGAAAAGAGGAAAATAATTCGGCTGAAAATCAATAG
- a CDS encoding DUF3575 domain-containing protein, whose translation MKNKILISLLGLFTFHTISAQTAEVPEEKQEMKVYVKGNALLIPVGIVNVGIEHQLSKKFTVQGDVLISPWKSFAGKHAQAYLLGFDGRYYFSKAFEKFYIGANISGGTFNIQKWNYWNDNFYTHKDGEVTPYVQSNLYQKGYTFILGAVGGYQFKWKERWNIDIYLGIGTMQSFYKGYDKISGDRYDNLGDRMGREWDRSGEWLPYRGGVMISYKLK comes from the coding sequence TTGAAAAATAAAATTCTAATCTCCTTATTGGGGTTATTTACATTCCATACCATAAGTGCACAAACAGCTGAAGTGCCTGAAGAAAAACAAGAAATGAAAGTATATGTAAAAGGAAATGCATTACTTATTCCTGTCGGTATTGTAAATGTGGGAATTGAACACCAATTAAGCAAAAAATTTACGGTACAGGGTGATGTTCTTATTTCTCCCTGGAAATCATTTGCTGGAAAACATGCACAAGCTTACTTATTAGGTTTTGACGGGAGGTATTATTTCAGCAAAGCTTTTGAGAAGTTTTATATTGGCGCCAATATTTCTGGAGGTACTTTCAATATACAGAAATGGAACTATTGGAATGACAACTTCTATACACATAAAGATGGTGAAGTAACACCGTATGTACAATCCAATCTTTATCAAAAAGGATATACATTTATTTTAGGAGCAGTCGGTGGATATCAATTCAAGTGGAAAGAAAGATGGAATATAGATATTTATCTTGGAATAGGAACCATGCAGAGTTTTTATAAAGGATATGATAAAATAAGTGGAGACCGTTATGATAACCTAGGAGACAGAATGGGACGTGAATGGGATAGAAGTGGAGAGTGGCTACCTTATCGCGGAGGTGTAATGATCTCTTATAAATTAAAATAA